Proteins from one Polynucleobacter wuianus genomic window:
- a CDS encoding tyrosine-type recombinase/integrase, producing MAQAKTLTPEELDKVLAYVSTKKYPERDRALILTSCYSGLRVAEIASLKMRDVVNEDGTIRNEVRLSAAQTKGGQPRTVFLPKKLQDELAIYLATRYARFPDVPFFHTAKRLGFSANSLCQWFFWAYRNAGIAGASSHSGRRTFITTLANKGISVRVLAGLAGHKSIAVTQKYIDVNPDLMRNAVELI from the coding sequence ATGGCACAAGCAAAGACATTGACTCCAGAAGAGCTAGATAAAGTATTGGCATACGTAAGTACTAAGAAGTACCCTGAGCGGGATAGGGCGCTGATATTGACCAGCTGTTATTCCGGGCTTCGCGTTGCCGAAATAGCCAGTTTAAAAATGCGGGACGTAGTGAATGAAGATGGCACGATTCGCAATGAAGTACGTTTAAGCGCAGCGCAGACTAAGGGTGGGCAACCTAGAACGGTATTTTTACCTAAGAAATTACAAGATGAATTGGCGATCTATTTGGCTACTCGTTATGCGCGATTTCCAGACGTGCCGTTCTTTCATACCGCTAAAAGACTGGGATTCTCAGCGAACTCTTTATGCCAATGGTTTTTTTGGGCTTATCGCAATGCCGGAATCGCTGGAGCTTCCAGTCACAGTGGGCGTAGAACCTTCATTACTACGCTAGCAAACAAAGGAATCTCCGTAAGGGTATTGGCTGGATTGGCGGGGCATAAATCGATTGCGGTTACCCAAAAATATATCGACGTCAATCCAGATCTCATGCGTAATGCGGTTGAGTTGATATGA